In Roseomonas fluvialis, one genomic interval encodes:
- a CDS encoding glutathione S-transferase, producing MRLIIGGKWSSTWTMRGWLACKLSGLPFEAETLFLSRPDSKARLAEASPTGLIPVLVDDGFAVTDTLAIAEYLWERAPGCDIWPGDLRARTAARMSAAEMHAHFAELRAAMPMNLLKRWPIANGIPSNAKLLGRPGVEAQVARVQQSWRDTRTAWGAGGPYLFGARFSFADAMWAPMASRFRTYSVALAPDAQAYADAVLAHPLVAEWVEGAHAQAREIGFEACAAWP from the coding sequence ATGCGGCTGATCATCGGGGGCAAGTGGTCCTCCACCTGGACCATGCGCGGCTGGCTGGCCTGCAAGCTCTCGGGCCTGCCCTTCGAGGCGGAGACGCTGTTCCTGTCGCGCCCTGACAGCAAGGCGCGCCTGGCCGAGGCCTCGCCCACCGGGCTGATCCCGGTGCTGGTGGATGACGGCTTCGCCGTGACCGACACGCTGGCGATCGCGGAATACCTGTGGGAACGCGCGCCGGGCTGCGACATCTGGCCGGGGGACCTGCGCGCGCGCACCGCTGCGCGGATGTCGGCCGCCGAAATGCACGCGCATTTCGCCGAACTGCGCGCCGCCATGCCGATGAACCTGCTGAAGCGCTGGCCGATCGCGAACGGCATTCCGTCCAACGCCAAGCTTCTCGGCCGTCCGGGTGTCGAGGCGCAGGTCGCGCGCGTGCAGCAATCCTGGCGTGACACGCGCACCGCCTGGGGGGCCGGCGGGCCGTACCTGTTCGGGGCGCGGTTCAGTTTCGCGGATGCGATGTGGGCGCCGATGGCCTCGCGCTTCCGCACCTATTCCGTGGCTCTGGCGCCCGATGCGCAGGCCTATGCCGATGCGGTGCTGGCGCATCCGCTGGTGGCGGAATGGGTCGAGGGCGCGCACGCCCAGGCGCGCGAGATCGGGTTCGAGGCCTGCGCCGCCTGGCCGTGA
- a CDS encoding rhodanese-like domain-containing protein, whose translation MTLPTISAARACAMLRDGGALLVDVREADERARSHVPGSAHLPLSRPQDAALVVGDGRPVIFHCASGARTAQAAARLAAHAGDGGAFIVEGGIDALRRAGVAVAEDRRAPLPLMRQVQIAAGSLVLAGVLMGALVAPGFYGIAGFVGAGLVFAGVSGFCGMANILALMPWNRRTIESQ comes from the coding sequence ATGACCCTGCCGACCATCTCCGCTGCCCGTGCCTGCGCCATGCTGCGCGACGGTGGCGCGCTGCTCGTGGATGTGCGCGAAGCCGATGAGCGTGCGCGCAGCCATGTGCCCGGGTCTGCGCATCTGCCGCTCTCGCGGCCGCAAGATGCGGCGCTTGTGGTCGGTGATGGCCGGCCGGTGATCTTCCACTGTGCGTCGGGCGCGCGCACGGCGCAGGCCGCGGCGCGCCTGGCCGCCCATGCCGGCGATGGCGGCGCCTTCATCGTCGAGGGCGGCATCGACGCGCTGCGCCGCGCCGGCGTGGCGGTGGCCGAGGACCGCCGCGCACCACTGCCGCTGATGCGCCAGGTGCAGATTGCCGCCGGGTCCCTGGTGCTGGCCGGCGTGCTGATGGGCGCGCTGGTGGCCCCGGGATTCTACGGGATCGCGGGCTTTGTCGGGGCCGGCCTGGTGTTCGCGGGCGTGTCGGGCTTCTGCGGCATGGCGAACATCCTGGCGCTGATGCCGTGGAACCGCCGTACGATCGAATCTCAATAA
- the gshB gene encoding glutathione synthase: MPRSLRVAVQMDPIETINIDADSTFALMLEGQARGHALWHYHVRDLALRGGRVTAWAKPVQVRREVGNHFTFGAEEELDLGTGADVVLMRQDPPFDMGYITATHILEHIHPKTLVVNDPAAVRNAPEKLFVTHFPDLMPVTMVTADRRRIADFRREHGDIIIKPLFGNGGAGVFHLRPEDPNMNALVEMFTERSREPLVIQKYVPAVREGDKRIILVDGVAMGAINRVPAAGEARSNMHVGGRPEPTQLTDREREICAAIGPELQKRGMIFVGIDVIGGFLTEINVTSPTGLQEIARFDGVHLERAIWDAIEAKR, from the coding sequence ATGCCCCGCAGCCTTCGCGTCGCGGTCCAGATGGACCCGATCGAGACCATCAACATCGACGCCGATTCCACCTTCGCCCTGATGCTCGAGGGCCAGGCGCGCGGCCATGCGCTGTGGCACTACCACGTGCGGGACCTGGCATTGCGCGGCGGGCGCGTCACCGCCTGGGCGAAGCCGGTGCAGGTCCGCCGCGAAGTCGGCAACCACTTCACCTTCGGCGCGGAGGAGGAGCTGGACCTCGGCACCGGTGCCGACGTGGTGCTGATGCGCCAGGACCCGCCCTTCGACATGGGCTACATCACCGCGACGCATATCCTCGAACACATTCATCCGAAGACGCTGGTGGTGAACGACCCGGCTGCGGTGCGCAACGCGCCCGAGAAACTGTTCGTCACCCATTTCCCCGATCTGATGCCGGTCACGATGGTGACCGCCGACCGCCGCCGCATCGCCGACTTCCGTCGCGAGCACGGCGACATCATCATCAAGCCGCTGTTCGGCAATGGCGGCGCGGGCGTGTTCCACCTGCGCCCCGAAGACCCCAACATGAACGCGCTGGTCGAGATGTTCACCGAGCGCTCCCGCGAGCCCCTGGTGATCCAGAAATACGTCCCGGCGGTGCGCGAGGGCGACAAGCGCATCATCCTGGTCGATGGCGTGGCCATGGGGGCGATCAACCGCGTGCCCGCGGCCGGCGAGGCACGGTCCAACATGCATGTCGGCGGCCGCCCGGAGCCCACGCAACTGACCGACCGCGAGCGCGAAATCTGCGCCGCGATCGGCCCTGAACTGCAGAAGCGCGGCATGATCTTCGTGGGCATCGATGTGATCGGCGGCTTCCTCACCGAGATCAACGTCACCTCGCCCACCGGCCTGCAGGAGATCGCGCGCTTCGACGGCGTGCACCTGGAGCGCGCGATCTGGGACGCGATCGAGGCGAAGCGCTGA
- the aceA gene encoding isocitrate lyase: MPPQDPNRFAGIRRDYTEADVARLAGSFRVRHTLAENGARRLWQLLREEPFVNTLGALTGMQALQQVKAGLKAIYLSGWQVAADANSAGQMYPDQSLYPVDSVPKVISRINASLRRADQIATMERLDGKADDRTHYMAPIVADAEAGFGGALNAYELMRAMIEAGAAGVHFEDQLASEKKCGHLGGKVLVPISQHIRTLNAARLAADVEGVPTVLLCRTDAESAQLLTADVDERDRPFIGNDRTPEGFFRIRPGMGKQYAIARSLAYAPYADLLWWETSDPDLQDARDFAEAIHREFPGKMLAYNCSPSFNWQRKMGVEAAAQFQREIGAMGYKFQFVTLAGFHSLNLSMFRLARGYAERGMGAYSELQQAEFAEEANGFTAVRHQREVGVSYFDAVAMAASGGRSSTTAMEHSTETAQFVPAH; this comes from the coding sequence ATGCCGCCGCAGGACCCGAACCGCTTCGCCGGCATCCGTCGCGACTACACCGAGGCCGATGTGGCGCGCCTGGCGGGGTCCTTCCGGGTGCGCCACACGCTGGCCGAGAACGGCGCGCGCCGCCTTTGGCAGCTGCTGCGCGAGGAGCCCTTCGTGAACACGCTCGGCGCGCTGACCGGCATGCAGGCGCTGCAGCAGGTCAAGGCCGGGCTGAAGGCGATCTATCTGTCGGGGTGGCAGGTCGCGGCGGATGCGAATTCCGCGGGGCAAATGTACCCGGACCAGTCGCTCTATCCGGTCGATTCCGTCCCGAAGGTGATCAGCCGCATCAACGCCTCGCTGCGGCGCGCGGACCAGATCGCGACGATGGAACGGCTCGATGGCAAGGCGGATGACCGCACGCACTACATGGCGCCGATCGTGGCCGATGCCGAGGCCGGCTTCGGCGGCGCGCTGAACGCCTACGAGCTGATGCGCGCCATGATCGAAGCGGGCGCCGCCGGCGTGCATTTCGAGGACCAGCTGGCCTCCGAGAAGAAGTGCGGCCACCTGGGCGGCAAGGTGCTGGTGCCGATCAGCCAGCACATACGCACGCTGAACGCGGCGCGGCTCGCCGCCGACGTGGAAGGCGTTCCGACGGTTCTGCTGTGCCGCACCGATGCCGAATCGGCGCAGCTGCTGACCGCCGATGTGGACGAGCGCGACCGCCCCTTCATCGGCAACGACCGCACGCCGGAGGGCTTCTTCCGCATCCGCCCCGGCATGGGCAAGCAATACGCGATCGCGCGCAGCCTGGCCTATGCGCCCTATGCCGACCTGCTGTGGTGGGAGACGTCGGATCCCGACCTGCAGGATGCGCGCGACTTCGCGGAAGCGATCCATCGCGAATTCCCCGGCAAGATGCTGGCCTACAACTGCAGCCCGTCCTTCAACTGGCAGCGCAAGATGGGCGTGGAGGCGGCCGCGCAGTTCCAGCGCGAGATCGGCGCCATGGGCTACAAGTTCCAGTTCGTCACGCTGGCCGGGTTCCACTCCCTGAACCTGTCGATGTTCAGGCTGGCGCGCGGCTACGCCGAGCGCGGCATGGGTGCCTATTCCGAACTCCAGCAGGCCGAATTCGCCGAAGAGGCCAACGGCTTCACCGCGGTCCGCCACCAGCGCGAGGTCGGCGTCTCCTACTTCGATGCGGTGGCGATGGCGGCCTCGGGCGGCCGGTCCTCCACCACGGCGATGGAACACTCCACCGAAACCGCGCAGTTCGTCCCTGCGCATTGA
- a CDS encoding M20 family metallopeptidase — MPASDVATRIAAAAEAGGDASVAFLRELIRLQQSGEEAVQARIAEAAEAAGCSVERRRYKPAEVQLREEFAAEAAMAAEERVAVLARLPGTGGGRSVIFFAHPDGEAFQPQHGWTHDPFAGAVAQGRIHGWGVADDLAGVATMVEAVRVLQAAGLRPKGDVILASTPSKRHARGVHALLHGGVAADAAVYLHPAESGIGMREVKALAPGQLVFRIVLRGTQPPTQEPGHTAFAHLAVNPIDLVPPVVAALRALDARRGARVHHPVLDAAIGRSTNLLIGDIRALGDGRASRVPPAVQLSCALAFPPGEKLADVQAEVEAALNEAAAAHATLAAHPPEVQWLSGVTGAEVGQDHALWHATSEAVRLGTGTAPEINPLHTSSDIRNPMVQSGIPCVGLGPLCGDLTQNGGRDEWVDVADYRRGVAVIAALIGLWCGAEEG, encoded by the coding sequence ATGCCAGCATCCGATGTCGCCACCCGCATCGCCGCCGCCGCCGAGGCCGGCGGGGACGCCTCGGTCGCCTTCCTGCGCGAGCTGATCCGCCTGCAGCAATCCGGCGAGGAAGCCGTGCAGGCGCGCATCGCCGAGGCCGCGGAGGCCGCCGGCTGCAGCGTGGAACGCCGCCGCTACAAGCCGGCCGAGGTGCAGCTGCGCGAGGAATTCGCCGCCGAGGCCGCCATGGCCGCCGAGGAGCGCGTGGCCGTGCTCGCCCGCCTGCCCGGCACCGGCGGCGGGCGCAGCGTGATCTTCTTCGCGCATCCGGATGGCGAGGCCTTCCAGCCCCAGCATGGCTGGACGCACGACCCCTTCGCCGGTGCGGTCGCGCAGGGGCGCATCCATGGCTGGGGCGTGGCGGACGACCTGGCCGGCGTGGCGACCATGGTGGAGGCCGTGCGCGTGCTGCAGGCGGCTGGGCTGCGCCCCAAGGGCGACGTGATCCTGGCGAGCACGCCATCGAAGCGCCATGCGCGCGGCGTGCATGCGCTGCTGCATGGCGGGGTCGCGGCGGATGCGGCGGTGTACCTTCACCCGGCCGAATCGGGCATCGGCATGCGGGAGGTGAAGGCGCTCGCCCCGGGCCAGCTGGTATTCCGCATCGTGCTGCGCGGCACCCAGCCACCCACGCAGGAACCCGGGCACACTGCCTTCGCACATCTCGCGGTGAACCCGATCGACCTGGTGCCACCGGTGGTCGCGGCCCTGCGCGCGCTCGATGCGCGCCGCGGCGCGCGAGTCCATCACCCGGTGCTCGATGCCGCCATCGGGCGGTCCACCAACCTGCTGATCGGCGATATCCGCGCGCTGGGCGATGGCCGTGCCTCACGCGTGCCGCCGGCCGTGCAGCTCTCCTGCGCGCTGGCCTTCCCGCCGGGCGAGAAGCTCGCCGACGTGCAGGCGGAGGTCGAGGCCGCGCTGAACGAGGCGGCCGCCGCCCACGCGACGCTTGCGGCGCATCCGCCCGAGGTCCAGTGGCTGTCGGGGGTGACGGGGGCCGAGGTCGGGCAGGACCACGCGCTGTGGCACGCGACCAGCGAAGCGGTGCGCCTGGGCACCGGCACCGCGCCGGAGATCAACCCGCTGCACACATCCTCGGACATCCGCAACCCGATGGTGCAGTCGGGTATACCCTGCGTCGGGCTTGGGCCGCTCTGCGGCGACCTCACGCAGAATGGCGGCCGCGACGAATGGGTGGATGTCGCGGACTACCGGCGCGGCGTGGCGGTGATCGCCGCGCTGATCGGGCTGTGGTGCGGGGCGGAGGAAGGATAG
- a CDS encoding cytochrome b: MTPARYSIPSILLHWTMALAIALAWGGAQLAEALARGPSRTMVFGVHALMGLAVLALLLPRLLARLLGAAPRAAPRAPMWEQRLGAAAHLLLYALMILLPLTGLLTALTGRAPFDLAGLATLPNALVATGLRGTVKGAHEVLANVMLGAVALHVVAVLWHAFVRRDGVAGRMIPWRTRTA; this comes from the coding sequence ATGACACCGGCCCGCTATTCGATCCCCTCGATCCTCCTGCACTGGACCATGGCACTCGCCATCGCACTCGCCTGGGGCGGCGCGCAACTGGCCGAGGCCCTCGCCCGTGGCCCGTCGCGGACGATGGTCTTCGGCGTGCACGCGCTGATGGGCCTGGCGGTGCTCGCGCTGCTGCTGCCGCGCCTGCTCGCGCGACTGCTTGGCGCCGCCCCTCGCGCCGCACCCCGCGCGCCGATGTGGGAACAGCGCCTGGGTGCGGCGGCGCATCTGTTGCTTTATGCCTTGATGATCCTGCTGCCGCTGACAGGCCTGCTGACGGCGCTGACAGGGCGCGCACCCTTCGACCTCGCCGGGCTGGCGACGCTGCCGAACGCCCTTGTCGCCACGGGCCTGCGCGGCACCGTGAAGGGGGCGCACGAGGTGCTGGCCAATGTGATGCTCGGCGCCGTCGCCCTACATGTCGTCGCCGTGCTCTGGCACGCCTTCGTGCGGCGGGACGGTGTGGCGGGGCGCATGATCCCGTGGCGCACGCGCACCGCTTGA
- a CDS encoding helix-turn-helix domain-containing protein — translation MARPLIGRTVRRLRSERGLTQQGLAVRLGISASYLNLIEHDQRAVTASLLIKLTEVLGVELAALSGSAERQLESGLREVLSDPMLGLEEVPEAEVATLAASAPNASRAMLALYRAWRVAREDSSGLALPTGRRILLPNEETRDFFHDRANHFPAIEAAAEAIGRDLAARPAEMNHAIAERLRRAHGLAVQVGPLDGAMRRHDAAARVLYLSESLPRESRGFQMAFTLMLLEARDAVDAALAGAEPSTPEAAQMMRIGLLNYAAAALLMPYAPYLAAARDLRHDIEALAARFGVSFEQAAQRLSTLQRDGARGVPFFFLRVDPAGNVGKRFSAAGFPFARFGGSCPRWVVHEAFGTPGRIRVQVARLPDGATFLTVARSVQSPAAHWGEPPPVHVVAMGCDISRAPDLVYADGLELDAAAVGIGLSCRLCDRAECRSRAFPPLEHRLVLDPAVEGAAPYRFETVARAPVSPAPNPPAPSPPRTSPTTPRR, via the coding sequence ATGGCCCGCCCGCTGATTGGCCGAACGGTACGACGCCTGCGGAGCGAGCGCGGCCTCACGCAGCAGGGGCTGGCGGTGCGGCTCGGCATCTCGGCCAGCTACCTGAACCTGATCGAGCACGACCAGCGCGCCGTCACCGCGTCGCTGCTCATCAAGCTGACCGAGGTGCTGGGCGTCGAGCTCGCCGCACTCTCCGGCAGCGCGGAACGGCAGCTGGAATCCGGCCTTCGGGAGGTGCTCTCGGACCCCATGCTGGGGCTCGAGGAAGTCCCGGAAGCCGAGGTCGCGACCCTCGCCGCCTCGGCGCCCAACGCGTCGCGCGCGATGCTCGCGCTTTATCGCGCCTGGCGCGTGGCGCGCGAGGATTCCTCGGGCCTGGCGCTGCCGACCGGTCGGCGCATCCTGCTGCCCAACGAGGAGACGCGCGACTTCTTCCACGACCGCGCCAACCACTTCCCGGCGATCGAGGCCGCGGCAGAAGCGATCGGCCGAGACCTCGCCGCGCGCCCGGCCGAGATGAACCACGCCATCGCCGAACGGCTGCGCCGCGCGCATGGCCTGGCCGTGCAGGTCGGCCCGCTGGACGGGGCGATGCGCCGGCACGATGCCGCGGCGCGCGTGCTGTACCTGTCGGAATCCCTGCCGCGCGAATCCCGCGGCTTCCAGATGGCGTTCACGCTGATGCTGCTGGAAGCGCGCGATGCCGTCGACGCCGCCCTGGCCGGCGCCGAGCCCTCCACGCCCGAGGCCGCGCAGATGATGCGCATCGGCCTGCTGAACTATGCCGCCGCCGCGCTGCTGATGCCCTACGCGCCCTACCTGGCGGCCGCGCGCGACCTGCGCCACGACATCGAGGCCCTGGCCGCGCGCTTCGGCGTGAGCTTCGAACAGGCTGCGCAGCGCCTGTCCACCCTGCAGCGCGACGGCGCGCGCGGCGTGCCCTTCTTCTTCCTGCGCGTCGACCCGGCGGGCAATGTCGGCAAGCGCTTCTCCGCGGCCGGCTTTCCCTTCGCGCGCTTCGGCGGGTCCTGCCCGCGCTGGGTGGTGCACGAGGCCTTCGGCACACCGGGGCGCATCCGCGTGCAGGTGGCGCGCCTGCCCGATGGCGCGACCTTCCTGACCGTCGCGCGATCCGTCCAATCACCCGCCGCGCATTGGGGCGAACCGCCGCCGGTGCATGTGGTCGCGATGGGCTGCGACATCTCCCGCGCCCCGGACCTAGTCTATGCGGATGGGCTTGAACTCGACGCGGCGGCGGTGGGCATCGGCCTGTCCTGCCGGCTTTGTGACCGGGCGGAATGCCGTTCGCGCGCCTTCCCGCCGCTCGAACATCGGCTGGTGCTGGATCCGGCGGTGGAAGGTGCAGCGCCCTACCGGTTCGAAACCGTGGCGCGGGCGCCGGTCAGCCCAGCGCCCAATCCTCCCGCACCGTCTCCGCCGCGAACGAGTCCGACGACCCCTCGCCGCTGA
- a CDS encoding choice-of-anchor I family protein, which yields MSGTQLSATTSFTLAHIAANGSAALDAEVAAYDAETGLIFVIGPNGVDAVDAATGVILGSLDTSAFGAINSVAARDGVVALALQSDPKTDPGVVVVADVVRVGDDVTVVPRTFGGLPFVTVGAQPDQIGFTPDGTKLLTANEGEPNSYGLVGSVDPLGSVSIIDLVAGTVQTADFSAFNGQEAALRAAGVRIFGPGASVAQDLEPEYVTVDPNDPTKAYVTLQEANAIAVLDLATATFTDIIPLGFKDHGLAGNEISANDQDNVFAPATFDNVFGMYQADGITAVDVGGTTYLITANEGDSRTDWPGFNEEARISQLTLDPIAFPDLDGNGRADVVDSIGRLTVTNALGDTDGDGDFDQLYVFGGRSFSVWNTEGELVFDSGNLLDEIIATQFPGSYDENRDDNKGVEPESITIGQVGADTFVFVALERADGVAAFRMDGPADFTFAGFFTTPGDDAPEVITFIPAEDAPGGVPLLVVPNEDSATTTAYELNATFKLQLLHFSDAEAGLLASTTAPLLAALVDAFDDDYGNTLILAGGDNYIPSPFFAAGTDPSVAATHTRGDNPGAADIEIHNRIGVEASTVGNHEFDFGTRAFSDAVADAAFPYLTANLDFSGDADIRGRYTETVGVGGLEDATALRGRIVPSAVVDKGGEKIGLVGVTTQILEAISSTGGVEVKGFAGDGSETNDMAQLAALLQPVIDDLRTQGVDKIILMSHLQQIAFEQALAPLLEGVDIILAAGSNTRLGDETDEAVAFPGHAADFANTYPILTTGADGGTTLIVNTDNEFTYLGRLVVEFDDQGRIITDSLDPAINGAYAATRENVAEAWGVDEADLDTTAFAEGTKGAEVQEITDAVQAVIAAKDGEIWGFTEVYLEGERNQVRNQETNLGNLTADANLFAAQQALGSGALVVSLKNGGGIRTAIGAVDVVTGEKDPPIANPDAGKPEGGISTLDIENSLRFNNRLVVFDTTAAGLKAILEHGFASLGNQGRFPQLGGLSISYDPDLPAGSRVLNVAAIDANGDIVARIIENGMVSADAPALISVVTLNFLAQGGDGYPVKANAENFRYLLEDGTLGPVLDETTDISVAPAGALGEQQALKDFLQEFHATPGAAFDEADTAVSGDTRIQDLNVRSEDTVLDGIVLVGGGLLDGTVGDDRITGRNTSDTVLAGAGNDTIIAGSGQDSIDGGGGADSIRGDAGFDTINGGDGRDTIRGGANDDRLLGDAGDDLIEGEDGVDEIFGGAGDDTLRGGRREDTIDGGDDDDLIEGDIGFDVLSGGAGNDTISGGLSRDTITGGEGDDLLSGGVGPDRFYFGPGSGADTITDFVPSDRIVLDGLAVTARTVFDADADGRDDLLLTLDDGGSITLIDVTRLTPVAIELI from the coding sequence ATGTCGGGCACGCAGCTCAGCGCCACCACGTCCTTTACCCTCGCCCATATTGCAGCGAACGGGTCCGCCGCGCTGGATGCGGAGGTCGCGGCCTACGACGCGGAGACCGGCCTGATCTTCGTGATCGGCCCGAATGGTGTCGATGCCGTGGATGCGGCGACGGGCGTCATCCTGGGTAGCCTGGATACCAGTGCCTTCGGCGCCATCAACTCCGTCGCGGCAAGGGATGGCGTGGTCGCGCTGGCGTTGCAGTCCGACCCCAAGACGGACCCGGGCGTGGTGGTGGTGGCCGATGTGGTGCGCGTGGGTGACGACGTGACGGTCGTGCCACGGACATTCGGTGGCCTGCCCTTCGTGACCGTCGGCGCCCAGCCCGACCAGATCGGCTTCACGCCGGACGGCACCAAGCTGCTGACGGCCAATGAGGGGGAGCCGAATTCCTACGGGCTGGTTGGCAGCGTCGATCCGCTCGGGTCCGTCAGCATCATCGACCTCGTGGCCGGCACCGTGCAAACCGCGGACTTCAGCGCCTTCAACGGGCAGGAGGCCGCGCTGCGCGCCGCCGGCGTGCGCATCTTCGGGCCGGGTGCGAGCGTCGCGCAGGACCTCGAACCCGAATACGTCACGGTCGATCCGAATGACCCGACCAAGGCGTATGTGACCTTGCAGGAGGCGAACGCCATCGCGGTGCTCGACCTCGCCACCGCGACTTTCACCGACATCATCCCGCTCGGCTTCAAGGACCACGGGCTGGCCGGCAACGAGATCTCCGCCAACGACCAGGACAACGTCTTCGCGCCCGCCACCTTCGACAATGTCTTCGGGATGTACCAGGCCGACGGCATCACGGCGGTTGATGTCGGCGGCACCACGTACCTGATCACGGCGAATGAGGGCGACAGCCGCACCGACTGGCCGGGCTTCAACGAGGAAGCGCGCATCTCGCAGCTGACCCTCGACCCGATCGCCTTCCCCGACCTGGACGGGAACGGCCGCGCCGATGTCGTCGATTCGATCGGCCGTCTGACGGTCACCAACGCGCTCGGCGACACCGACGGGGACGGTGACTTCGACCAGCTCTACGTCTTCGGCGGCCGGTCCTTCAGCGTGTGGAACACCGAGGGCGAGCTGGTCTTCGACAGCGGCAACCTGCTGGACGAGATCATCGCCACGCAGTTCCCCGGCAGCTACGACGAGAACCGCGACGACAACAAGGGTGTCGAGCCCGAGAGCATCACGATCGGCCAGGTCGGCGCCGACACCTTCGTGTTCGTGGCGCTCGAGCGTGCCGATGGCGTGGCCGCCTTCCGCATGGACGGCCCGGCCGACTTCACCTTCGCCGGCTTCTTCACCACGCCGGGCGACGACGCGCCGGAAGTCATCACCTTCATCCCGGCCGAGGACGCACCTGGCGGCGTCCCGCTGCTGGTGGTGCCGAACGAGGACAGCGCGACCACAACTGCCTATGAGCTGAACGCCACCTTCAAGCTGCAGCTCCTGCACTTCTCGGATGCCGAGGCGGGGCTGCTGGCCTCCACCACCGCGCCGCTGCTCGCGGCGCTGGTCGATGCCTTCGATGACGATTACGGGAACACGCTGATCCTGGCGGGCGGCGACAACTACATCCCGAGCCCGTTCTTCGCGGCCGGCACCGATCCCTCGGTCGCCGCGACGCATACGCGCGGTGACAATCCCGGTGCGGCGGATATCGAGATCCACAACCGCATCGGCGTCGAGGCCTCGACCGTCGGCAACCATGAATTCGACTTCGGCACGCGCGCCTTCTCGGATGCCGTGGCCGATGCTGCCTTCCCCTATCTCACGGCCAACCTCGATTTCTCGGGTGATGCCGACATCCGCGGCCGCTACACCGAGACGGTGGGCGTGGGCGGGCTCGAGGACGCCACCGCGCTGCGCGGGCGCATCGTGCCCTCCGCCGTGGTCGACAAGGGCGGTGAGAAGATCGGCCTGGTCGGCGTTACCACGCAGATCCTCGAAGCCATTTCCTCGACCGGTGGGGTCGAGGTGAAGGGCTTCGCTGGCGACGGCTCCGAGACCAACGACATGGCGCAGCTGGCGGCGTTGCTGCAGCCGGTGATCGACGACCTGCGCACTCAGGGCGTCGACAAGATCATCCTGATGTCGCACCTCCAGCAGATCGCGTTCGAACAGGCGCTGGCGCCGTTGCTGGAAGGCGTGGACATCATCCTCGCCGCCGGGTCGAACACCCGCCTGGGCGACGAGACCGACGAGGCGGTGGCCTTCCCCGGCCATGCTGCCGACTTCGCCAATACCTACCCGATCCTGACCACCGGCGCGGATGGCGGCACCACGCTGATCGTCAACACCGACAATGAATTCACCTACCTGGGTCGCCTGGTGGTGGAGTTTGACGACCAGGGCCGCATCATCACCGACAGCCTCGACCCCGCGATCAACGGCGCCTATGCCGCGACGCGCGAGAACGTGGCCGAGGCCTGGGGCGTCGATGAGGCCGACCTCGACACCACTGCCTTCGCCGAGGGCACCAAGGGTGCCGAGGTGCAGGAGATCACCGACGCCGTGCAGGCCGTCATCGCCGCCAAGGACGGCGAGATCTGGGGCTTCACCGAGGTCTACCTCGAAGGCGAGCGCAACCAGGTGCGCAACCAGGAGACCAACCTCGGCAACCTGACGGCCGATGCCAACCTGTTCGCCGCCCAGCAGGCGCTGGGTAGCGGCGCGCTGGTGGTCTCGCTGAAGAACGGTGGCGGCATCCGCACCGCGATCGGTGCGGTGGACGTGGTGACCGGCGAGAAGGATCCGCCGATCGCCAACCCCGATGCCGGCAAGCCGGAGGGCGGCATCTCGACGCTCGACATCGAGAATTCGCTGCGGTTCAACAACCGCCTGGTGGTGTTCGACACCACGGCGGCCGGGCTGAAGGCGATCCTGGAGCACGGCTTCGCCAGCCTCGGCAACCAGGGGCGCTTCCCGCAGCTGGGCGGGCTGTCCATCTCCTACGATCCTGACCTGCCGGCCGGGTCGCGCGTGCTGAACGTGGCCGCCATCGACGCGAACGGCGACATCGTCGCGCGCATCATCGAGAACGGCATGGTCAGCGCCGATGCGCCGGCGCTGATCAGCGTGGTGACGCTGAACTTCCTGGCGCAGGGCGGCGACGGCTACCCGGTCAAGGCGAATGCCGAGAATTTCCGCTACCTGCTGGAGGACGGCACGCTCGGCCCCGTGCTGGACGAGACGACCGACATATCCGTCGCGCCGGCCGGCGCGCTCGGCGAACAGCAGGCGCTGAAGGACTTCCTGCAGGAGTTCCACGCCACACCGGGCGCCGCCTTCGACGAAGCGGACACGGCGGTATCGGGCGACACCCGCATCCAGGACCTGAATGTGCGGAGCGAGGATACGGTGCTGGACGGCATCGTGCTGGTCGGCGGCGGTCTGCTGGATGGCACCGTGGGTGATGACCGCATCACCGGTCGCAACACCTCCGATACCGTGCTGGCGGGTGCCGGCAATGACACGATCATCGCCGGCAGCGGGCAGGACAGCATCGACGGCGGCGGCGGTGCCGACAGCATCCGCGGCGATGCGGGCTTCGACACCATCAACGGCGGAGACGGCCGCGACACCATCCGGGGTGGCGCCAACGATGACCGGCTGCTGGGCGATGCGGGCGATGACCTCATCGAGGGGGAGGATGGCGTCGACGAAATCTTCGGCGGCGCCGGCGACGACACCCTGCGTGGTGGCCGGCGCGAGGACACCATCGATGGTGGCGACGACGACGACCTGATCGAGGGCGACATCGGCTTCGACGTCCTCTCGGGCGGCGCTGGCAACGACACGATATCGGGTGGCCTGTCGCGCGATACCATCACCGGTGGGGAGGGCGATGACCTGCTCTCCGGTGGTGTCGGGCCCGACCGCTTCTACTTCGGACCCGGCAGCGGTGCCGACACGATCACCGACTTCGTGCCGTCCGACCGCATCGTCCTCGACGGCCTGGCCGTCACGGCCCGCACGGTGTTCGATGCCGACGCGGACGGCCGGGACGACCTGCTGCTCACGCTCGACGATGGTGGGTCGATCACGCTGATCGACGTGACGCGGCTGACCCCGGTGGCGATCGAACTGATCTGA